A stretch of Acropora muricata isolate sample 2 chromosome 7, ASM3666990v1, whole genome shotgun sequence DNA encodes these proteins:
- the LOC136921703 gene encoding uncharacterized protein, translated as MKNSTHFFIIGTLFFVILISAFPDEGRQLLFPTKFFRGNKRLANYKIATKKIPALDLCELQCYHEPNCVSINFKVIQDNEGLHECELNNATHQRHDGQLEEKDGYVYKGAESVCDWFHVSCNKGTCQSGYTSKGYRCVCPEGWTSDHCEKETILHTSAWSPLNSTYDTSEIENRTTSGSTKATATDCAAISATASTALNVIGSSSATILTATVTDSAPKSAANSTALNVIGNRSATILTATATDGAPKSATTSTAPSIIGSSSATILTTTATDGVAISATASTAPNLVGSSTATILTATATDGAAISATTSAAPNVIGSRSGTILTATATDGAPKSANNFTALNVIKSSSATILTATATDGAAISDTKSTALNVIRSSTATILSATATDGVAISATASTAPNLVGSSTATILTATATDGDAISATTSTAPSVIGSRSGTILTATATDGAPKSANNSTALNVIKSSSATILTATATDGAAISDTKSTALNVIRSSTATILTATATDGAALSATTYTAPIVIGSSTATISTATATDGAPKSATTSTAPSIIGSSSATILTATATDGVPISATASTAPNLVGSSTATILTATATDGAAISATTSTALNVIGSRSGTLLTATATDRAPKSATNSTALNVIKSSSATISTATATDGAAISATTFTALNVIASSTATILTATATDCVAISATASTAPNLVGSSTATILTATATDGALKSATTSTAPNIIGSSSATILTTTATDGAPKSATNSTALNVIGRRSATILNAVATDGAAISDTTSTAPNVIRSSSGTILTATATDGAPKSATTSTALNVIGRRSATILTATATDGALKSATNSTALNVIGSRSATILTATATDGASKSATNSTAVNVIGSSSATILTATATDGAAISDTTSTAPNVIGSSSPTILTDYIVQDPGLVAWFPLNDTFQLKEIENRVSKPKAWKVSLAPGPDARQGGSYKLEQESYITFSDIEDGTLDIRDSITILFWLYYTGQGENADVFRYWKWSQSIRMFVSKGTNLQARMVKRDLAEVYTLEAPFSAGSWTLVAITFNQTSDEANLWINAVVSNECTKSINTNIEPGTQHHLKIGSSHFKGRITQLRIYDYPLTREKIREINETFTIPVTIPHPSTWFPLNGTYDTSEIENRTTSGSTKGKVYLSLGPDGTQNGSYFFGGSETAGTSSEDSSIIFSNDILDLGVSKTILFWLYTYDSNAEDIFLQYNDIKFSVHDKILQLNNSKSRLLLTGILAKKGWTFVGFSYNKTSAEAQLWIDGNMVNSTRLLPKLNFQSSQSVTLGGKGFKGKITQLMFFNLTLTKKQIQGIKERMKSPVMIFNSTIILNNSFYHAELASFLAAAVKKMESKWKLCYNAPASGWKTEIFHRNCDNKTHTVTIIKKDSFIFGGYTDIPWESFSGSTWGETLKAFIFSLNSSGGFPPFKCFAKNASKAIYKNSSYGPSFGEFPGLRITSGNQNTKANAQAIISKPYSVPLEVENNKEILAGTSESFFPDSYEVFYLA; from the exons ATGAAAAATTCTACGCATTTCTTTATAATCGGGACTCTCTTCTTTGTAATTCTCATATCTGCCTTCCCAGATG AGGGCCGGCAGCTCCTTTTCCCAACCAAGTTCTTCAGAGGAAACAAACGCCTCGCGAATTATAAAATTGCAACAAAAAAGATTCCCGCTTTGGATTTGTGCGAGCTTCAATGTTACCACGAACCAAATTGTGTCAGTATAAATTTCAAAGTCATCCAAGACAACGAAGGACTTCATGAGTGTGAGCTGAACAACGCCACTCATCAAAGACATGACGGCCAGCTCGAAGAAAAAGATGGCTATGTATATAAAGGTGCAGAG AGCGTCTGTGATTGGTTTCATGTATCCTGCAATAAAGGCACCTGTCAGTCTGGATATACAAGCAAAGGATATCGCTGTGTTTGCCCTGAGGGGTGGACCTCAGATCACTGTGAAAAAG AGACAATTCTGCATACTTCTGCATGGTCCCCCCTCAACAGTACGTATGATACTTCGGAGATCGAGAATCGCACGACCTCCGGATCAACGAAGG CCACAGCTACTGATTGTGCTGCTATCAGTGCTACTGCTTCTACTGCCCTTAACGTCATTGGTAGCAGCTCTGCGACGATATTAACTG CAACAGTTACTGATAGTGCTCCTAAAAGTGCTGCTAATTCTACTGCCCTCAACGTCATTGGAAACAGGTCTGCGACGATATTAACTG CAACAGCTACTGATGGTGCTCCTAAAAGTGCTACTACTTCTACTGCCCCTAGCATCATTGGAAGCAGTTCTGCGACGATATTAACTA CCACAGCTACTGATGGTGTTGCTATCAGTGCTACTGCTTCTACTGCCCCTAACCTCGTTGGAAGCAGCACTGCAACGATATTAACTG CCACAGCTACTGATGGTGCTGCTATCAGTGCTACTACTTCTGCTGCCCCTAACGTCATTGGAAGCAGATCTGGGACGATATTAACTG CAACAGCTACTGATGGTGCTCCTAAAAGTGCTAATAATTTTACTGCCCTTAACGTCATCAAAAGCAGTTCTGCGACGATATTAACTG CCACAGCTACTGATGGTGCTGCTATCAGTGATACTAAGTCTACTGCCCTTAACGTCATTCGAAGCAGTACTGCAACGATATTAAGTG CCACAGCTACTGATGGTGTTGCTATCAGTGCTACTGCTTCTACTGCCCCTAACCTCGTTGGAAGCAGCACTGCAACGATATTAACTG CCACAGCTACTGATGGTGATGCTATCAGTGCTACTACTTCTACTGCCCCTAGCGTCATTGGAAGCAGATCTGGGACGATATTAACTG CAACAGCTACTGATGGTGCTCCTAAAAGTGCTAATAATTCTACTGCCCTTAACGTCATCAAAAGCAGTTCTGCGACGATATTAACTG CCACAGCTACTGATGGTGCTGCTATCAGTGATACTAAGTCTACTGCCCTTAACGTCATTCGAAGCAGTACTGCAACGATATTAACTG CCACAGCTACTGATGGTGCTGCTCTCAGTGCTACTACTTATACTGCCCCTATTGTCATTGGAAGCAGTACTGCAACGATATCAACTG CAACAGCTACTGATGGTGCTCCTAAAAGTGCTACTACTTCTACTGCCCCTAGCATCATTGGAAGCAGTTCTGCGACGATATTAACTG CCACAGCTACTGATGGTGTTCCTATCAGTGCTACTGCTTCTACTGCCCCTAACCTCGTTGGAAGCAGCACTGCAACGATATTAACTG CCACAGCTACTGATGGTGCTGCTATCAGTGCTACTACTTCTACTGCCCTTAACGTCATTGGAAGCAGATCTGGGACGTTATTAACTG CAACAGCTACTGATCGTGCTCCTAAAAGTGCTACTAATTCTACTGCCCTTAACGTCATCAAAAGCAGTTCTGCGACGATATCAACTG CCACAGCTACTGATGGTGCTGCTATCAGTGCTACTACCTTTACTGCCCTTAACGTCATTGCAAGCAGTACTGCAACGATATTAACTG CCACAGCTACTGATTGTGTTGCTATCAGTGCTACTGCTTCTACTGCCCCTAACCTCGTTGGAAGCAGCACTGCGACGATATTAACTG CAACAGCTACTGATGGTGCTCTTAAAAGTGCTACTACTTCTACTGCCCCTAACATCATTGGAAGCAGTTCTGCGACAATATTAACTA CAACAGCTACTGATGGTGCTCCCAAAAGTGCTACTAATTCTACTGCCCTTAACGTCATTGGGAGAAGGTCTGCGACGATATTAAATG CCGTAGCTACTGATGGTGCTGCTATCAGTGATACTACTTCTACTGCCCCTAACGTCATTAGAAGCAGTTCTGGGACGATATTAACTG CAACAGCTACTGATGGTGCTCCTAAAAGTGCTACTACTTCTACTGCCCTTAACGTCATTGGAAGAAGGTCTGCGACGATATTAACTG CAACAGCTACTGATGGTGCTCTTAAAAGTGCTACTAATTCTACTGCCCTTAACGTGATTGGAAGCAGGTCTGCGACGATATTAACTG CAACAGCTACTGATGGTGCTTCTAAAAGTGCTACTAATTCTACTGCCGTTAACGTCATTGGAAGCAGTTCTGCGACGATATTAACTG CCACAGCTACTGATGGTGCTGCTATCAGTGATACTACTTCTACTGCCCCTAACGTCATTGGAAGCAGTTCTCCGACGATATTAACTG ATTATATTGTTCAGGATCCTGGGCTGGTCGCTTGGTTTCCTCTCAACGACACATTCCAACTCAAAGAAATCGAAAATCGTGTCTCCAAGCCGAAGGCATGGAAGGTCTCTCTTGCCCCAGGTCCTGACGCACGCCAAGGAGGCAGCTATAAACTTGAGCAGGAAAGCTATATCACGTTTTCTGACATAGAAGATGGGACGTTAGACATACGTGATTCGATAACAATTCTGTTTTGGTTGTACTATACTGGTCAGGGAGAAAATGCTGATGTTTTTCGCTATTGGAAGTGGTCTCAGTCCATTAGAATGTTTGTTTCTAAAGGTACTAATCTACAGGCGCGTATGGTAAAGCGAGATCTTGCTGAGGTATACACTCTCGAAGCTCCGTTTTCAGCAGGCAGCTGGACTCTTGTGGCAATCACTTTTAATCAGACGTCAGATGAGGCTAACTTATGGATTAATGCAGTCGTGTCAAACGAGTGCACCAAGAGTATTAACACGAATATTGAGCCGGGGACACAACACCACCTTAAAATAGGAAGCAGCCATTTTAAAGGACGAATAACACAGCTACGGATTTATGACTATCCACTGACGAGGGAGAAGATAAGGGAGATCAATGAAACATTTACAATTCCAG TGACAATTCCGCATCCTTCTACTTGGTTCCCCCTCAACGGTACGTATGATACTTCGGAGATCGAGAATCGCACCACCTCCGGATCAACGAAGGGTAAGGTTTACTTGTCCCTAGGACCTGACGGCACACAGAATGGTTCATATTTCTTTGGAGGTTCTGAAACAGCAGGTACGAGCTCGGAAGACAGCTCCATCATTTTTTCCAACGATATCTTGGACCTCGgagtttcaaaaacaattttattctGGTTGTACACTTACGATAGCAACGCTGAAGATATCTTCCTTCAGTACAACGATATTAAGTTTTCTGTTCATGATAAAATACTTCAATTAAATAACTCAAAGTCACGATTGTTATTGACTGGAATCTTAGCAAAAAAAGGCTGGACATTTGTTGGCTTCTCTTACAATAAGACCTCTGCAGAAGCACAGTTGTGGATCGATGGAAACATGGTGAATTCGACACGACTTTTACCAAAATTGAACTTCCAAAGCTCTCAGTCAGTGACGTTGGGAGGAAAGGGCttcaaaggaaaaataacaCAGTTgatgtttttcaacttaacaTTAACCAAGAAACAAATACAGGGAATAAAAGAAAGGATGAAGTCGCCAG TCATGATCTTCAACTCCACAATAATTTTAAACAACTCTTTCTACCACGCTGAGCTTGCCTCATTCCTTGCTGCAGCCGTGAAAAAGATGGAATCGAAGTGGAAGCTGTGTTACAATGCCCCTGCAAGCGGATGGAAAACTGAAATATTTCACAGGAACTGCGACAACAAGACGCATACAGTGACCATCATCAAAAAGGACTCCTTCATCTTTGGAGGGTACACAGACATACCTTGGG